One window from the genome of Erwinia sorbitola encodes:
- a CDS encoding YcjF family protein, with amino-acid sequence MNTPIKPRIDFAKPLSEEPAPVFRPQQAFATQQDNFIATDPEPDIEPEGAGELAVEAALRPKRSLWRKMVMAGLGLFGVSVIAQGVQWTHQAWITQDWIGLGGGVAGGLIVAAGAGSLISEWRRLYRLRERAEERDIARELLASHSSGQGRAFCEKLAHQAGLSSGHPALQRWHASLHETQNDREVVALYAQLVQPVLDRQARREISRYAAESTLMIAVSPLALVDMAFIAWRNLRLVNRIAALYGIELGYFSRLRLFRLVLLNIAFAGASELIREVGMDWMSQDLAARLSTRAAQGIGAGLLTARLGIKAMELCRPLPWLEGDKPRLGDFRRELIVQLKESVQRSGKGNKESS; translated from the coding sequence ATGAATACGCCGATTAAACCAAGAATCGATTTTGCCAAGCCGTTGAGCGAAGAACCGGCCCCGGTTTTCCGTCCGCAGCAGGCATTTGCCACGCAGCAGGATAATTTTATAGCGACAGATCCGGAACCGGATATCGAGCCGGAAGGAGCGGGTGAACTGGCAGTTGAGGCAGCGCTGCGGCCTAAACGCAGCCTGTGGCGCAAAATGGTAATGGCCGGGCTGGGATTGTTTGGCGTCAGCGTTATTGCTCAGGGGGTACAGTGGACGCACCAGGCGTGGATTACCCAGGACTGGATCGGCCTGGGCGGAGGCGTTGCAGGCGGATTAATTGTGGCGGCTGGTGCCGGGTCGCTGATTAGCGAATGGCGTCGTCTCTATCGTCTGCGTGAAAGGGCGGAAGAGCGTGATATAGCGCGTGAACTCCTTGCCAGCCACAGCAGCGGGCAGGGGCGTGCATTCTGTGAAAAGCTGGCGCACCAGGCTGGATTGTCTTCCGGCCATCCGGCGCTGCAACGCTGGCACGCCTCACTGCATGAAACCCAGAACGACCGGGAGGTGGTGGCCCTGTATGCGCAGCTGGTGCAGCCGGTGCTCGATCGCCAGGCGCGGCGTGAAATCAGTCGTTATGCGGCTGAATCCACCCTGATGATCGCCGTCAGTCCACTGGCGCTGGTGGATATGGCGTTTATTGCCTGGCGTAATCTGCGGCTGGTAAACCGCATCGCTGCACTCTATGGCATTGAGTTGGGTTACTTCAGCAGGTTGCGGCTGTTCCGGCTGGTACTGTTAAATATCGCCTTTGCCGGTGCGTCAGAGCTGATCCGCGAAGTGGGGATGGACTGGATGTCACAGGATCTTGCCGCCCGACTTTCCACTCGTGCAGCGCAGGGTATCGGTGCCGGATTACTGACAGCGCGCCTCGGTATCAAAGCGATGGAGCTGTGCCGTCCATTGCCGTGGCTGGAGGGGGATAAACCGCGCCTGGGTGATTTTCGCCGTGAACTGATTGTTCAGTTGAAAGAGAGCGTTCAGCGCAGCGGGAAGGGTAATAAAGAGAGCAGTTAA
- a CDS encoding YcjX family protein: protein MKRLQNELLSLVNRGADRHLRLAVTGLSRSGKTAFITSLVNQLLNVNSGARLPMFAAARENRLLGVKRVPQRDLGVSRFTYDEGIAQLYGIPAAWPTPTRGVSEIRLALRYRSQESLLRHFKDTSTLYLEIVDYPGEWLLDLPMLEQDYLSWSRQMTGLLQGDRAEWAQRWRQLCEGLDPLAPADENRLADIAAAWTEYLQRCKQEGLHFIQPGRFVLPGDMAGAPALQFFPWPDVAEGQETRLAQADAASNIGTLRARYHYYCQHVVKGFYKNHFLRFDRQIVLVDCLQPLNSGPQAFNDMRLALTQLMQSFSYGQRTLFRRLFSPVIDKLQFAATKSDHVTADQHANLVSLLQQLVQDAWQNAAFEGIKMDCIGLASVQATRSGYVEHQGENIPALRGHRLSDNTPLTVYPGEVPPRLPGHAFWQDQGFHFEQFRPQDLDVDRPLPHIRMDAALEFLLGDKLR from the coding sequence ATGAAACGACTACAAAATGAATTGCTGTCGCTGGTCAATCGCGGCGCGGATCGCCATCTGCGCCTCGCGGTAACCGGATTAAGCCGCAGCGGAAAAACTGCTTTCATTACCTCTCTGGTTAATCAACTTCTTAATGTCAATTCCGGGGCGCGTCTGCCAATGTTTGCGGCAGCGCGTGAAAACCGCCTGCTGGGAGTAAAGCGTGTACCGCAGCGCGATCTGGGCGTCTCACGGTTTACATACGATGAGGGCATCGCCCAGCTCTACGGCATCCCCGCTGCCTGGCCAACGCCGACACGTGGCGTCAGTGAGATACGGCTGGCGCTGCGTTATCGATCGCAGGAATCTCTGCTGCGGCACTTTAAAGATACCTCCACGCTCTATCTGGAGATTGTCGACTATCCTGGCGAATGGTTGCTCGATCTGCCGATGCTGGAGCAGGATTACCTCAGCTGGTCACGCCAGATGACCGGCCTGTTACAGGGCGACCGCGCAGAGTGGGCGCAGCGCTGGCGTCAGCTGTGTGAAGGGCTTGATCCGCTGGCTCCCGCTGATGAAAATCGTCTGGCTGACATCGCCGCCGCCTGGACTGAGTATTTACAGCGCTGTAAGCAGGAAGGACTGCACTTTATACAGCCAGGCCGTTTTGTGCTGCCCGGTGATATGGCCGGCGCTCCGGCGTTGCAGTTTTTCCCCTGGCCTGACGTGGCAGAAGGTCAGGAGACCCGCCTGGCGCAGGCCGATGCAGCCAGTAATATCGGAACGCTGCGCGCCCGCTATCACTATTATTGCCAGCATGTAGTGAAGGGTTTCTATAAAAACCACTTTCTGCGTTTTGATCGCCAGATCGTACTGGTGGACTGCCTGCAACCGCTCAACAGTGGACCGCAGGCGTTTAACGATATGCGTCTGGCGCTGACTCAGCTGATGCAGAGCTTCTCGTACGGCCAGCGCACGCTGTTTCGCCGCCTCTTTTCTCCGGTTATCGACAAACTGCAATTTGCCGCTACTAAATCCGACCATGTCACCGCTGATCAGCACGCGAACCTGGTATCGCTGTTACAGCAGCTGGTACAGGATGCGTGGCAAAATGCTGCGTTTGAAGGCATCAAAATGGACTGCATTGGTCTTGCGTCAGTGCAGGCGACACGCAGTGGTTACGTCGAACATCAGGGCGAAAATATTCCGGCACTGCGCGGGCATCGGTTATCCGATAACACCCCGCTAACGGTTTACCCTGGCGAAGTACCGCCACGCCTGCCTGGTCATGCTTTCTGGCAGGATCAGGGTTTCCACTTTGAACAGTTCCGCCCGCAGGATCTGGATGTCGACCGGCCGCTGCCGCACATCCGCATGGATGCCGCGCTGGAGTTTTTACTGGGAGATAAACTGCGATGA
- the pspD gene encoding phage shock protein PspD: MRHWQPHPRLKKAGKFILISAITYGPAGLSGWAVKSVARRPLKILLAWALEPLIRRVIKRASVRWAKP, from the coding sequence ATGCGTCACTGGCAGCCCCATCCGCGCCTGAAAAAGGCCGGAAAATTTATTCTCATCAGCGCTATCACTTACGGCCCGGCTGGATTGAGCGGCTGGGCGGTTAAATCCGTCGCCCGCAGGCCGTTAAAAATCCTGCTTGCCTGGGCGCTGGAACCTCTGATTCGTCGAGTGATCAAAAGGGCCAGTGTGCGCTGGGCCAAACCCTGA
- the pspC gene encoding envelope stress response membrane protein PspC — protein MIQKKLYCIPQQGKLKGVCAGIAEYLGVPVLLVRVIVVMSLFFGLFVLTIVGYFLLAAILPDMPPGEQDRDKPLSAHQLLDELSAELKGGERELREVERYVTSETFSVRSRFRHL, from the coding sequence ATGATCCAGAAGAAATTGTACTGCATTCCACAGCAGGGCAAGCTAAAGGGGGTCTGCGCCGGGATTGCCGAGTACCTCGGTGTGCCTGTGCTGCTTGTGCGCGTAATTGTTGTTATGTCACTGTTTTTCGGTCTGTTTGTGCTGACCATTGTGGGCTATTTCCTGCTGGCTGCCATCCTGCCGGATATGCCACCAGGTGAACAGGATCGCGATAAGCCACTTAGTGCACATCAGTTGCTGGATGAATTAAGCGCTGAACTTAAGGGCGGTGAGCGTGAACTGCGTGAGGTGGAGCGTTACGTTACTTCAGAAACATTTAGCGTACGCAGCCGCTTCAGACATCTGTAA
- the pspB gene encoding envelope stress response membrane protein PspB: MSVFIIALPLTLFLLFVAPIWLWLHYTKRQNSGAELSQNELQRLQQLTQDARKMRERIQALEAILDAEHPNWRQP; the protein is encoded by the coding sequence ATGAGTGTCTTCATTATTGCCTTACCCCTGACGTTGTTTCTGCTGTTCGTAGCGCCAATCTGGCTCTGGCTGCATTACACAAAACGCCAGAATAGTGGGGCGGAACTGTCGCAGAACGAGTTGCAACGCCTTCAGCAGCTGACCCAGGATGCGCGCAAAATGCGTGAGCGTATTCAGGCGCTGGAAGCCATTCTTGATGCGGAGCACCCTAACTGGAGGCAGCCATGA